One genomic region from Yersinia canariae encodes:
- a CDS encoding fimbrial protein: MFSLTSKNVTYKKSWYFILILSVSYLFIPNFSFAAITCVGMPSSITSNFSVKIQRDYPVGHKTPFLNESHNIHCRGPISVGKTIIFKLINKEKPQFVTAETFESGLSGLGLKITRLLDLASSTNCSEDLVKLELKCKVTKGFSDSYIIFRPSMEAGITKLNMNYAVGSFDFPLYDWLYYMESDGPSTAKAVNGSQNQKHIHVTSNSCSLDTPVLNFDLDEIEQRHFTSIGPKNVRKKQFIDLTCDPNVIYSLQIDGIAEQNYPGVIKLIPGPGAATGVGVQLLAADQEIEIGKAKRMGTSDNNGRSSGQYISITARYYQTDNKVTPGIVKATATFTMTYQ, encoded by the coding sequence ATGTTTTCTTTAACGTCAAAAAATGTAACATATAAAAAATCGTGGTATTTTATTTTAATATTGTCAGTAAGTTACCTGTTTATTCCTAACTTTTCATTTGCAGCTATAACATGTGTTGGAATGCCATCTTCAATAACTTCTAACTTTAGCGTTAAAATTCAAAGAGATTATCCAGTTGGCCATAAAACACCCTTCCTAAATGAGAGTCATAATATTCATTGTCGCGGCCCTATATCCGTAGGAAAAACAATTATTTTTAAACTAATAAACAAGGAAAAACCCCAATTTGTTACCGCTGAAACCTTTGAGAGCGGGTTATCAGGCTTAGGACTTAAAATTACTAGATTACTTGACTTAGCATCATCTACAAATTGCTCCGAAGATCTCGTCAAATTAGAATTAAAATGTAAGGTAACAAAAGGATTTAGTGATTCATATATTATTTTCAGGCCTTCTATGGAGGCAGGTATTACAAAGTTAAATATGAATTATGCTGTAGGCTCATTTGATTTCCCACTTTATGATTGGCTATATTATATGGAATCCGACGGTCCAAGCACAGCTAAAGCAGTTAATGGATCACAAAATCAAAAACATATACATGTCACATCTAATTCTTGTTCCCTCGACACTCCTGTTCTTAACTTTGACTTAGATGAAATAGAACAAAGACATTTTACTAGTATAGGGCCAAAAAACGTAAGAAAAAAACAATTTATAGATTTGACCTGCGATCCCAATGTCATATATTCACTCCAAATTGATGGCATTGCTGAACAGAACTATCCAGGGGTAATTAAATTAATCCCAGGACCGGGTGCAGCCACAGGCGTAGGCGTGCAATTATTAGCTGCCGATCAGGAAATAGAAATTGGCAAAGCCAAAAGAATGGGCACTAGTGATAACAACGGCCGTAGTTCAGGGCAATATATCAGTATCACCGCCCGCTATTATCAAACCGACAATAAAGTTACCCCCGGAATTGTTAAGGCTACTGCAACATTTACTATGACTTATCAGTAG
- a CDS encoding fimbria/pilus outer membrane usher protein: MTQLHFTLPPKRRALKLAIQLALGLTALSAPAWAEDYFHPGSLEIKDASYAAIDLSVFSQSGAQLPGIYRVDIYLNGQQIETRDVNFITDNGRLLAEITPQQLADFGVKVAAFPALQQQPVDLPVTQLGKFIPAASSSFDINHQRLDLSIPQAALNSEARGYIDPKQWDQGIPALMVNYSLSGANNWQDNRSNSSHFLNLRSGLNWGPWRLRNYSTYSQSSNGQAQWNNLTNTLQRDIHPIKGQLTLGDSYTPGDILSGVPFRGAQLSSDDSMLPDSLRGFAPVIRGIAESNAQVTIRQNNNEIYQTYVPPGAFVIDDLFPTSSSGDLEVTIKEADGRERSFKQAFSSAPIMQREGSLKYALSAGQYRGGGYGSPTPHFAQTSLAYGMPYGFTLYNGLLISSDYQAGALGVGVGLGRVGSVSMDVTQAKTRFEDSARRQGQSYRLQYAKSFSKTGTNFSLGSHRYSTEGFYDFSEANQLTGMGSINSLGRNNNKRSRTQFHISQSLSDFGGLYLSAYQQDYWQRKGYERNATLGYNVNIHGISYGLNYSYSQMPGQQQNDQRTSLSVNIPLSKWLPNSWANYSINTHKGGATSQQLGLSGSALDNSLSYNLQQGRTNHAGGNSGSLSSSYSGAYGQLNAGYNYSANSRQLNYGLSGGVLAHPYGVTLSQSQSDTLVLVRAPGAGGVGVGSGRGVKTDWRGYAVVPYATPYRQNSVALDTQTMGDSIDMDITSQNVVPTRGAVVLANFTPRLGSRVLIHLSYQGKPVPFGAMASLHDDAADSTNSSIVGDGGQVYLSGVPDNGHLQVQWGNQEKQQCQVKFTLPAAEDNTTSAVRTMDAVCR; this comes from the coding sequence ATGACGCAGCTTCATTTTACATTACCGCCCAAGCGGCGGGCTTTAAAGCTAGCTATTCAGTTAGCGCTGGGGTTGACCGCTTTGTCTGCCCCCGCCTGGGCCGAAGATTACTTTCATCCCGGTTCGTTAGAAATCAAAGACGCCAGTTATGCAGCAATTGATCTCAGTGTGTTCTCGCAATCCGGCGCGCAATTGCCCGGCATCTATCGGGTCGATATTTACCTTAACGGCCAGCAGATAGAGACGCGAGACGTCAACTTTATTACCGATAACGGCCGCTTATTGGCCGAAATCACCCCACAGCAACTGGCTGATTTTGGGGTGAAAGTGGCCGCCTTCCCCGCCCTGCAACAGCAGCCAGTGGACTTGCCGGTGACACAATTGGGCAAATTTATCCCGGCCGCCAGCAGCAGTTTTGATATTAATCATCAGCGGCTGGATTTAAGTATTCCGCAGGCGGCGCTGAACAGTGAAGCGCGCGGCTATATTGACCCGAAACAGTGGGATCAAGGTATCCCCGCGCTGATGGTCAATTACAGCTTGAGTGGTGCCAATAACTGGCAGGATAACCGCAGTAACAGCAGCCATTTTCTTAATCTGCGCAGCGGGCTGAACTGGGGGCCGTGGCGCTTACGTAACTATTCCACTTACAGCCAAAGCAGCAATGGTCAAGCGCAGTGGAATAACCTGACCAATACTTTGCAGCGGGATATTCACCCCATCAAAGGCCAGCTCACACTGGGGGACAGCTACACCCCCGGCGATATCCTGAGCGGTGTGCCTTTCCGCGGTGCGCAGTTGTCATCCGATGACAGTATGTTGCCCGACAGCTTGCGCGGTTTTGCCCCGGTAATACGCGGTATTGCGGAAAGCAACGCGCAGGTGACCATTCGCCAAAATAATAATGAGATTTACCAAACCTATGTGCCGCCGGGGGCTTTTGTCATTGACGACTTGTTCCCCACCTCTTCGAGTGGTGATTTGGAGGTGACCATCAAAGAGGCAGATGGTCGCGAGCGCAGCTTTAAACAGGCGTTTTCATCCGCGCCCATCATGCAGCGCGAGGGGAGTCTGAAATATGCCCTGAGCGCCGGCCAATATCGTGGTGGTGGTTACGGCAGCCCTACGCCGCACTTTGCCCAGACCTCGCTGGCGTACGGCATGCCGTACGGTTTTACCCTGTATAACGGCTTATTGATCTCATCTGATTATCAGGCCGGTGCGCTGGGGGTAGGGGTCGGCTTAGGCCGTGTGGGATCGGTATCCATGGATGTGACCCAAGCCAAAACCCGCTTTGAAGATAGCGCCCGCCGTCAGGGGCAATCTTACCGTCTGCAATATGCCAAAAGTTTTAGTAAAACTGGCACTAACTTCTCACTCGGTAGCCACCGCTATTCCACCGAGGGTTTTTATGATTTCAGCGAAGCCAACCAACTGACCGGTATGGGCAGCATTAACTCACTGGGGCGCAATAATAACAAACGCAGCCGTACCCAGTTTCATATCAGCCAGTCACTGAGTGATTTTGGCGGCCTGTATCTTTCCGCTTATCAGCAGGATTACTGGCAGCGCAAAGGTTACGAGCGCAATGCCACGCTGGGCTACAACGTGAATATTCACGGCATTAGCTATGGCCTAAATTACAGCTATAGCCAGATGCCGGGTCAGCAGCAAAATGATCAGCGCACCAGCCTGAGTGTCAATATTCCGTTGAGTAAATGGCTACCTAATAGTTGGGCCAATTACAGTATTAATACCCATAAAGGTGGAGCGACCAGCCAGCAATTGGGCCTGAGTGGCAGTGCGCTAGACAATAGTCTCAGCTACAACCTGCAACAAGGCCGCACTAACCATGCCGGGGGCAACAGCGGCAGTCTGAGCAGCAGCTATAGCGGGGCTTACGGCCAGTTAAATGCCGGTTACAACTACAGTGCGAACAGCCGCCAGTTGAACTATGGCCTGAGTGGCGGTGTGTTGGCGCACCCTTACGGCGTCACCCTGTCACAATCTCAGAGCGATACCTTGGTGTTGGTGCGCGCGCCCGGTGCCGGCGGTGTGGGCGTCGGTAGTGGCCGCGGGGTGAAAACCGATTGGCGCGGCTATGCGGTGGTGCCGTATGCCACCCCTTATCGCCAGAATAGCGTGGCGCTGGATACCCAAACTATGGGCGACAGTATTGATATGGATATCACCAGCCAAAATGTGGTTCCCACCCGCGGCGCGGTGGTGCTGGCTAACTTTACACCACGCCTCGGCAGCCGGGTGCTGATTCACCTCAGTTATCAGGGTAAGCCGGTGCCGTTCGGTGCCATGGCCAGCTTGCACGATGATGCAGCCGATAGCACCAATAGCAGTATCGTCGGTGATGGCGGCCAGGTCTATCTCAGCGGCGTGCCGGATAACGGTCATTTGCAGGTGCAGTGGGGCAATCAGGAAAAGCAGCAGTGTCAGGTGAAATTCACCTTACCCGCGGCCGAGGACAATACCACTTCGGCGGTGCGCACGATGGATGCGGTGTGCCGATAA
- a CDS encoding fimbrial biogenesis chaperone, which translates to MPWLKSLFFIACLTGVMQSAQAGVAVGGTRVIYDGAKKEASLSVTNQDKNTPYLIQSWVDNFEATNNNKVPFIITPPLFRLDGEQESNLRILLTGGHLPQDRESVYWLNVKTIPASKKGAGNQLFISIKNRIKLFYRPAGLVGNAADAYKALSFSRQGKQLQVSNPTAYHVSFHTLKVGSSEIKGALMVAPKDTLNIDLPAGASGTVSWQAISDFGGTSDAATTPL; encoded by the coding sequence ATGCCGTGGTTAAAATCGCTATTCTTTATCGCCTGTTTAACCGGCGTGATGCAGTCAGCTCAGGCCGGTGTCGCGGTTGGTGGAACCCGTGTTATTTATGATGGAGCTAAAAAAGAAGCTTCTTTATCCGTGACCAATCAGGATAAAAACACCCCTTATTTAATTCAAAGCTGGGTCGATAATTTCGAGGCCACCAATAATAACAAAGTGCCGTTTATTATTACCCCGCCGTTATTCCGTTTAGATGGTGAGCAGGAAAGTAACCTGCGTATTTTATTAACTGGCGGTCATTTACCGCAAGACCGTGAATCAGTGTATTGGCTGAATGTCAAAACTATTCCAGCCAGTAAAAAAGGCGCTGGCAACCAACTATTCATCTCGATTAAAAACCGCATTAAATTATTTTACCGCCCAGCAGGACTAGTTGGTAACGCCGCTGATGCCTACAAAGCACTGAGCTTCTCCCGCCAGGGCAAACAATTGCAAGTGAGTAACCCCACAGCCTATCACGTCTCCTTCCATACCCTGAAAGTGGGTAGCAGTGAAATCAAAGGCGCGCTGATGGTGGCCCCTAAAGACACCCTGAATATTGACCTCCCGGCTGGAGCTTCCGGCACCGTGAGTTGGCAGGCGATTAGTGATTTTGGCGGCACGTCAGACGCCGCCACGACGCCCTTATAA
- a CDS encoding fimbrial protein, whose product MNMKNKLIVTSLLAASVFASTANAGTINITGKITSNPCVASSTVTDIKMPDINLNELGRTANTVASSSTDIIIKLTGCPAIKQDATVTFTGKEDTDKKGSLQLNGVKGVALALYEEDGTTEIKINEKAAVKSLDGAETHDLKYKAKYVTTASVFTPGDADATLNFEVKFN is encoded by the coding sequence ATGAATATGAAAAACAAACTAATTGTCACTTCTTTACTGGCCGCCTCGGTATTTGCCTCTACGGCAAATGCAGGCACTATTAATATTACCGGGAAAATCACATCAAACCCATGCGTGGCGAGTTCTACAGTTACAGATATTAAAATGCCAGACATTAACCTAAATGAACTGGGTCGAACTGCCAACACGGTAGCGTCTAGTTCTACAGATATTATCATCAAACTAACCGGTTGTCCGGCAATAAAACAAGATGCCACTGTAACCTTCACAGGTAAAGAAGATACTGATAAGAAAGGCTCATTACAACTGAATGGTGTTAAAGGTGTTGCATTGGCATTGTATGAAGAAGACGGCACTACAGAAATCAAAATAAATGAGAAAGCAGCTGTTAAGTCGCTGGATGGCGCCGAGACTCATGATCTTAAATATAAAGCAAAATATGTCACAACAGCCAGTGTGTTCACTCCAGGTGATGCTGATGCCACACTAAACTTTGAAGTTAAATTTAACTAA
- the yegD gene encoding molecular chaperone: protein MFIGFDYGTANCSVAVMRDDTPELLVLENNDVYLPSMLCAPTREAVSECLHRHWQVPTGSDENQQLLRRAMAFNREEDIPVTTDSLMFGLSALAHYIEDPEEVYFVKSPKSFLGANGLKPQQLALFEDLVCAMMFHIKRQAESVLASEIRQTVIGRPVNFQGSGGEEANRQAEGILLRAAQRAGFRDIAFQFEPVAAGLDFEATLKTEKTVLVVDIGGGTTDCSVLLMGPKWQGLADRQQSLLGHSGCRVGGNDLDIMLAFKQLMPLFGLGGETEKGIAMPSLPYWNAVATNDVPAQSDFYSTVNGRFLRDLIRDAANPQQVERLLKVYQQRLSYRLVRAAEESKIALSEQEQVTAALDFVQPELGQTISQQQLAEAISQPLQRIQEQVSLALSTSHVTPDVIYLTGGSARSPLLRAALEQQLPGIPLVGGNDFGSVTAGLARWAQTLYR from the coding sequence ATGTTCATTGGATTTGACTACGGCACAGCAAACTGCTCGGTTGCCGTGATGCGGGACGATACTCCCGAATTGCTGGTGCTGGAAAATAATGATGTCTATTTGCCCTCCATGCTGTGCGCCCCGACCCGGGAAGCCGTTAGTGAGTGCCTGCACCGCCACTGGCAGGTGCCAACCGGCAGTGACGAAAATCAGCAACTGTTACGCCGGGCCATGGCGTTCAATCGCGAAGAAGATATCCCGGTCACCACTGACAGCTTGATGTTTGGCTTGTCGGCTCTGGCCCACTATATTGAAGATCCCGAAGAAGTTTACTTTGTAAAATCGCCTAAATCTTTCTTAGGTGCCAATGGGTTAAAACCTCAGCAGTTAGCGCTGTTTGAGGATTTAGTCTGCGCCATGATGTTCCATATCAAGCGCCAGGCGGAATCCGTATTGGCATCAGAAATCCGTCAAACAGTCATTGGCCGCCCGGTTAACTTTCAGGGTTCCGGCGGCGAAGAAGCTAACCGACAGGCTGAAGGTATTTTACTGCGCGCCGCACAACGTGCGGGTTTTCGCGATATTGCCTTCCAGTTTGAGCCCGTCGCGGCGGGGCTGGATTTTGAAGCCACACTGAAGACGGAGAAAACGGTCTTGGTGGTAGATATTGGCGGGGGAACCACAGACTGCTCGGTGCTATTAATGGGGCCAAAATGGCAGGGGCTGGCAGACCGCCAGCAAAGCCTGCTGGGCCACAGTGGCTGCCGTGTCGGGGGGAATGACCTAGATATTATGTTGGCGTTTAAGCAACTGATGCCTTTGTTTGGTCTGGGTGGCGAAACCGAAAAAGGGATTGCGATGCCGTCATTGCCCTACTGGAATGCCGTTGCCACCAATGATGTCCCGGCACAAAGCGATTTCTACAGCACCGTTAATGGCCGTTTTCTGCGGGATTTAATCCGTGATGCCGCCAACCCACAGCAAGTTGAGCGCCTACTGAAAGTCTATCAGCAGCGTTTGAGTTACCGGTTGGTACGCGCCGCAGAAGAGAGCAAAATTGCGCTGTCTGAGCAAGAACAGGTCACGGCAGCACTGGATTTTGTCCAACCGGAATTGGGGCAAACTATCAGTCAGCAACAACTTGCTGAAGCTATTTCCCAACCACTGCAACGGATTCAAGAACAAGTCAGCCTGGCGCTCTCCACCAGCCACGTCACGCCAGATGTGATTTACTTGACTGGCGGCAGCGCCCGCTCCCCATTACTGCGAGCCGCATTAGAGCAACAATTGCCCGGCATCCCATTAGTGGGTGGTAATGATTTTGGCTCGGTTACAGCAGGGTTGGCGCGGTGGGCGCAGACACTTTATCGCTGA
- a CDS encoding diguanylate cyclase has product MDLSAVEKPAPDNKTILHIAITSIVVFLLALFCIRLSEQSENLAPLWFPTAVLMVALFHHPTRYWSWQLLAAGISIVAANFILYGISWFPLPLTLINLAESAAGAWLLRRLLQPKDPLNNLFSWLKFSICTVILVPLVSGLAAAWYLAPQNGNFTPVLTVWFMSEAIGMLALGPVGLLYRRGYFNITTKTKALFDMIWMMIASLTACYIGLIYLPFPFTFIIMALIWVSIRLPRFETFTICFLATLLIAMMINFNLFTLPTDTKLSVQAFSFIPLLMVLIPPHAMAMVMHSFRMEKEHIVESENRFRNAMEYSAIGMALVSPEGKWMQVNQALCKLLNYSQETLLTLTFQQITHPEDLSADMKLLDDLYHGRIPSYSMEKRYIRSDGEVVWALLVVSVVRDHEQQPLYYISQVEDINDLKKSEIINRRLMERITLANEAGGIGIWELDLRKQVISWDKRMYELYHIPLYTPVDDKVWRTHVHPEDINRVNREYSAALKQRQPYRLEFRLLLPNGEIVHLRNQANMVCDKKGNILRLIGTTLDMTEIRNLTEALHEEKERLHITLDSIGEAVVCTDQEMKITFMNPVAEKMTGWANTIALGQPVSHIIKLTNGVDGPEIDNPIEHCLNHRPYSSLNESIVLHHRDGQHYDIQESVAPLKTLEGGVVGAVMVFQDVGESRAMMRKLSHSASHDNLTGLPNRANFENKLKAAIQVSVELNQQHALAFLDLDYFKAINDTAGHPAGDALLKELSQLMRQHLRNSDCVARLGGDEFGLLMLNCTLPHAKAITQSLVSMINGYHFYWEDKLYRIGASAGVTQISSSNNQRSEIMAQADIACYTAKHSGRGQVFLYQPRQKQLLARQHDLLSKEDVENIISESQLTLQLTPTAPPKTPLSVCFYQVSFVVNRPQNMNVSQAEFQEAALLYGLLPQVDGWVCEQLLVTQAEAINRKGMSLAIPLSEIALLKEDFRQSLLALVQQTALPPQSLYWMVDESTLLQYPFAIGNFLAKLQELGCKLIVKEFGHNLNDFELLAEHTIDYLKFNSDLIAHIHINQMDEVLISIINGTAQRANIATLAGPIELAPTLHKLVAIGVDLADGEMIGPTAPLTEVLNSGYFAIK; this is encoded by the coding sequence ATGGATCTCAGTGCGGTCGAAAAGCCGGCTCCTGACAACAAAACAATTCTGCACATTGCTATCACCAGCATAGTAGTGTTTTTGCTCGCACTCTTTTGTATCCGGCTTTCTGAGCAATCAGAAAATCTGGCCCCTTTATGGTTCCCAACCGCAGTATTGATGGTGGCATTATTTCATCACCCGACGCGCTATTGGTCGTGGCAATTACTGGCGGCAGGGATATCTATTGTTGCGGCCAATTTTATTTTATATGGTATCAGTTGGTTCCCACTGCCATTAACACTGATAAATCTTGCGGAATCAGCCGCCGGCGCGTGGCTACTGCGAAGATTACTCCAGCCCAAAGACCCACTTAATAACCTCTTCAGTTGGCTCAAATTCTCCATTTGTACCGTGATTCTGGTTCCCTTGGTGAGTGGGCTGGCGGCGGCTTGGTACTTAGCGCCTCAAAACGGCAATTTTACTCCAGTGCTTACCGTGTGGTTTATGTCCGAAGCTATCGGCATGTTAGCCTTAGGCCCGGTTGGGCTACTTTATCGCCGTGGTTATTTCAATATTACAACCAAAACCAAAGCACTGTTCGACATGATTTGGATGATGATAGCCTCGCTGACGGCTTGTTATATTGGTTTGATTTATCTACCTTTTCCTTTCACTTTCATTATTATGGCGTTGATTTGGGTATCCATCCGGCTTCCCCGTTTTGAAACCTTTACTATCTGTTTTCTAGCGACATTGCTGATTGCAATGATGATTAATTTCAACCTGTTTACACTTCCGACCGATACCAAACTGTCAGTGCAGGCGTTTTCTTTTATTCCCTTATTGATGGTGCTGATTCCCCCTCATGCCATGGCAATGGTAATGCACTCCTTTCGAATGGAAAAAGAGCATATTGTTGAAAGCGAAAACCGCTTTCGCAACGCCATGGAATATTCCGCCATCGGCATGGCTCTGGTCTCGCCGGAAGGCAAATGGATGCAGGTCAATCAGGCACTGTGTAAGTTGCTGAACTACAGTCAGGAAACCTTACTAACTCTGACTTTTCAGCAAATCACACACCCAGAAGACCTCTCCGCAGATATGAAATTACTGGATGATCTCTATCATGGCCGCATCCCCAGTTATTCGATGGAAAAACGCTATATCCGCAGTGATGGCGAGGTGGTGTGGGCATTGCTGGTTGTAAGTGTGGTGCGGGATCACGAGCAGCAACCGCTCTATTACATCTCGCAGGTCGAAGATATTAATGATCTGAAAAAGAGTGAGATAATTAACCGCCGTCTGATGGAGCGCATTACGCTGGCTAACGAAGCGGGCGGGATTGGCATCTGGGAATTGGATCTGAGAAAGCAGGTGATCAGTTGGGATAAGCGGATGTACGAACTTTATCATATCCCGCTGTATACCCCGGTTGACGATAAAGTTTGGCGCACACATGTACATCCGGAGGATATCAATCGAGTCAATCGCGAATACAGCGCAGCCCTAAAGCAGCGCCAGCCGTATCGCCTGGAGTTCAGGTTGCTATTGCCGAACGGTGAGATTGTGCATCTGCGTAATCAAGCCAATATGGTGTGTGATAAGAAAGGCAATATTCTGCGCCTAATCGGCACCACGCTGGATATGACCGAAATCAGGAACCTGACGGAAGCGCTGCACGAAGAGAAAGAGCGGTTGCATATCACGCTGGACTCCATCGGCGAAGCGGTGGTCTGTACCGATCAGGAGATGAAGATTACCTTTATGAACCCTGTCGCCGAGAAAATGACCGGCTGGGCCAATACCATCGCACTGGGTCAGCCCGTCAGCCATATTATTAAGCTGACCAACGGAGTGGATGGGCCAGAAATTGACAACCCAATCGAGCACTGTCTCAATCACCGCCCTTACTCTTCGCTGAATGAGTCGATAGTGTTACATCATCGCGACGGGCAGCATTACGACATTCAGGAGTCCGTCGCGCCGCTGAAAACCCTCGAAGGTGGGGTGGTCGGGGCGGTTATGGTGTTCCAAGATGTCGGCGAGTCGCGCGCCATGATGCGCAAACTCAGCCACAGTGCTTCCCACGACAATCTGACCGGTCTGCCAAACCGTGCCAATTTTGAAAACAAGTTGAAAGCCGCTATTCAAGTCAGTGTCGAGCTCAACCAGCAACATGCACTGGCGTTCCTCGATTTAGACTATTTTAAAGCCATCAACGACACCGCAGGCCATCCAGCGGGGGATGCATTGCTGAAAGAGTTGAGCCAGTTGATGCGCCAGCATTTACGCAACAGCGACTGTGTCGCGCGGCTCGGCGGTGATGAGTTTGGTTTACTGATGCTCAACTGCACCCTGCCCCACGCCAAAGCCATCACCCAAAGTCTGGTGTCCATGATCAATGGCTACCATTTTTACTGGGAAGATAAGCTTTATCGTATCGGGGCCAGCGCCGGTGTGACCCAAATTAGCAGCAGCAATAATCAGCGTAGTGAGATTATGGCGCAGGCCGATATCGCCTGTTATACCGCCAAACACAGTGGTCGCGGTCAGGTGTTCCTCTATCAGCCACGGCAAAAACAGTTGTTGGCACGCCAGCACGACTTGCTGAGCAAAGAGGATGTCGAAAATATCATCAGTGAGAGCCAACTGACACTGCAACTGACCCCAACGGCACCACCTAAAACGCCATTGTCAGTCTGCTTTTATCAGGTCAGTTTCGTGGTCAATCGTCCGCAAAACATGAATGTTAGCCAAGCCGAATTTCAGGAAGCCGCGCTGCTGTATGGCTTACTGCCGCAGGTCGACGGCTGGGTGTGCGAGCAGTTGTTAGTCACACAGGCCGAGGCAATTAATCGCAAAGGGATGTCACTGGCAATCCCGTTATCCGAGATAGCGCTGCTCAAGGAGGATTTCCGTCAGTCACTGCTGGCGCTGGTGCAACAGACCGCGTTACCACCGCAAAGCTTGTACTGGATGGTCGACGAATCCACCTTACTGCAATACCCGTTTGCGATTGGTAATTTCCTCGCCAAGCTGCAAGAACTGGGCTGCAAGTTAATTGTTAAGGAGTTTGGCCATAATCTGAATGATTTTGAATTACTGGCTGAGCACACCATTGATTATCTGAAATTCAATAGCGATTTAATTGCTCATATTCATATTAATCAAATGGATGAAGTGCTGATATCCATCATCAACGGCACAGCACAACGGGCCAATATAGCCACACTGGCAGGCCCGATAGAGTTAGCCCCCACTCTCCATAAGTTAGTGGCTATCGGAGTTGATTTAGCCGACGGCGAAATGATTGGCCCCACAGCCCCCCTAACAGAGGTGCTTAACAGCGGATATTTCGCGATTAAATAG
- the mgtE gene encoding magnesium transporter, which translates to MPVPITPVPLSSIVKNKAKNNAKKLAEIRNRILSLLLNNKALVDGILGRQEDREKLSNEQLAEKTLELKTLLDNLHAADLADLLEALPNDERLALWRLVKNEKRGQTLVEVSETVWDTLITEMSDKDLLKAMRTLHVDEQAYLAEYLPRNLMGRLLTSLDPDQRARVREIIQYGRDTVGQMMDFELVTVRADVTLATVQRYLRYRKNIPDATDKIFVIDRKNTLLGELPLTAVLLNSPNTLVFQVMESNPITFQPEQKAEDAAGAFERYDLISAAVIDAKGKLMGRLTIEEIVDVVNEESDTTLRRMGGLSPEEDVFSPVGRAVRTRWSWLAINLCTAFVASRVIGLFEDTISQLVALAALMPIVAGIGGNTGNQTITMIVRALALHHIQQGNVTFLMFRELGVALINGLVWGGIMGVVTYLLYGDPAMGGVMTLAMILNLLMAALMGVIIPMTMARLGRDPAIGSSVMITAITDTGGFFIFLGLATIFLV; encoded by the coding sequence ATGCCAGTGCCGATTACGCCTGTGCCACTTTCTTCGATTGTAAAAAACAAAGCTAAAAATAATGCGAAAAAATTGGCAGAAATACGCAACCGAATACTTTCCTTATTGTTGAATAATAAAGCCTTGGTCGACGGTATTCTTGGCCGTCAGGAAGACCGCGAAAAACTCAGTAATGAGCAATTAGCAGAAAAAACATTAGAATTAAAGACTCTGCTCGACAATTTGCACGCAGCTGACCTTGCCGACTTGCTCGAAGCCTTACCCAATGATGAACGTCTGGCGTTGTGGCGGTTAGTCAAAAATGAAAAGCGCGGTCAAACACTGGTCGAAGTCTCTGAAACGGTGTGGGACACACTCATCACAGAGATGAGTGATAAAGACCTGTTAAAAGCGATGCGCACCTTGCATGTTGATGAACAGGCTTATCTGGCCGAATACCTGCCGCGTAACTTGATGGGCCGCCTGCTCACCTCATTGGACCCGGACCAACGGGCCAGAGTGCGTGAAATTATCCAATATGGCCGCGATACCGTCGGCCAGATGATGGATTTCGAACTGGTGACGGTACGGGCCGATGTCACTCTGGCCACGGTACAGCGCTATTTGCGTTATCGGAAAAATATCCCCGATGCCACAGATAAAATCTTCGTTATTGACCGCAAAAATACCTTACTTGGAGAACTGCCGCTGACCGCCGTTCTCCTTAACTCACCCAATACTCTGGTATTCCAGGTGATGGAGAGCAACCCAATCACTTTCCAGCCGGAGCAGAAAGCCGAAGATGCCGCTGGAGCCTTTGAACGTTATGACTTAATCAGTGCCGCAGTTATCGATGCTAAAGGCAAACTGATGGGCCGTCTGACCATCGAAGAGATAGTTGACGTGGTGAATGAAGAGAGTGATACCACATTAAGGCGGATGGGGGGCTTAAGCCCAGAGGAAGATGTATTCTCCCCTGTAGGCCGTGCGGTTCGAACCCGTTGGTCATGGCTGGCAATCAATCTCTGTACTGCGTTTGTGGCCTCAAGGGTCATCGGATTATTTGAAGATACCATTTCACAATTAGTGGCATTGGCTGCGTTAATGCCAATTGTTGCAGGTATTGGCGGCAACACGGGTAACCAAACTATCACCATGATTGTTCGGGCTTTGGCATTGCACCATATTCAGCAGGGCAATGTGACCTTCCTGATGTTCAGGGAACTGGGTGTGGCCCTGATCAATGGCCTGGTATGGGGAGGAATTATGGGGGTTGTCACCTATCTACTCTATGGTGACCCGGCCATGGGCGGCGTGATGACGTTGGCGATGATACTTAACTTGTTAATGGCGGCGCTGATGGGCGTTATTATCCCGATGACTATGGCCCGTTTAGGTCGTGACCCGGCGATTGGTTCCAGTGTCATGATCACAGCAATCACCGATACTGGCGGCTTTTTCATTTTTCTGGGACTCGCCACCATATTCTTAGTTTAG